A stretch of Usitatibacter palustris DNA encodes these proteins:
- a CDS encoding ferredoxin--NADP reductase has translation MQTNDKFTIETITDVRPWTDSLFSFRTTRDRGYRFVPGQFARIGVQDESSGEKIWRAYSIASASYDEHLEFFSVVVPGGAFTSRLSQLKEGDPILVERKSYGFLTTDRFEQGRDLWMLATGTGLAPFLSILHEFETWEHYDNLVLVQSVRTQAELAYEDLIRGFEGSEYYGEFAHKLRYVRIVTREPVEGALGDRVTKLLTSHVLEDNVGLKLDHDRSRIMLCGNPEMVEDSRKLLIDRGFKLSRRGEPGHLAVENYW, from the coding sequence ATGCAAACCAACGACAAGTTCACCATCGAGACCATCACGGACGTGCGTCCGTGGACCGATTCGCTGTTTTCCTTCCGCACCACGCGCGATCGCGGCTACCGCTTCGTGCCGGGGCAGTTCGCGCGCATCGGCGTGCAGGACGAATCCTCCGGCGAGAAGATCTGGCGCGCGTATTCCATCGCGTCGGCGAGCTACGACGAGCACCTGGAGTTCTTCTCGGTGGTCGTGCCCGGGGGCGCGTTCACGAGCCGCCTCTCCCAGCTGAAGGAAGGCGATCCCATCCTCGTCGAGCGCAAGAGCTATGGCTTTCTCACCACCGACCGTTTCGAGCAGGGCCGCGACCTCTGGATGCTCGCCACCGGCACGGGCCTCGCACCCTTCCTCTCCATCCTCCACGAGTTCGAGACCTGGGAGCACTACGACAACCTGGTGCTCGTGCAGAGCGTGCGCACGCAAGCCGAGCTCGCCTACGAGGACCTCATCCGCGGCTTCGAGGGCAGCGAGTACTACGGCGAATTCGCGCACAAGCTTCGCTACGTTCGCATCGTCACGCGCGAACCGGTCGAAGGCGCGCTCGGCGACCGCGTGACCAAGCTCCTCACGAGCCACGTGCTCGAAGACAACGTCGGCCTCAAGCTCGACCACGACCGCTCGCGCATCATGCTGTGCGGCAATCCGGAGATGGTCGAGGATTCCCGCAAGCTCCTCATCGACCGCGGTTTCAAGCTTTCGCGCCGCGGCGAGCCCGGACACCTCGCGGTGGAGAACTACTGGTGA
- a CDS encoding sulfate/molybdate ABC transporter ATP-binding protein: protein MSISIAGVSKNFGSFSALNDVTLDIAPGELVALLGPSGSGKTTLLRVIAGLERPDRGSVHFEGEDITDQRVQDRGVGFVFQHYALFRHMTIFENVAFGLRVRPRAERPTDAQIHRKVKSLLELVQLDWLADRYPHQLSGGQRQRIALARALAIEPKVLLLDEPFGALDAKVRKELRRWLRRLHDEIHLTSVFVTHDQEEALEVADRVVVFNHGKIEQVGTPSEVYDTPASPFVYQFIGHVNELASDEGVAYVRPHEIDVVDASHPNAVQALLEHVVRLGPRVRLELLATAGNTPLEVELTADAFASLNIKAGDTLHVVPRSARVFPIADARAA from the coding sequence ATGAGCATCTCGATCGCCGGCGTCTCGAAGAACTTCGGCAGCTTCAGCGCATTGAACGACGTGACGCTCGACATCGCGCCCGGCGAGCTCGTGGCGCTGCTCGGCCCATCGGGCTCCGGCAAGACCACGTTGCTGCGCGTGATCGCCGGGCTCGAGCGCCCCGACCGCGGTTCGGTGCACTTCGAGGGCGAGGACATCACCGACCAGCGCGTGCAGGACCGCGGCGTGGGCTTCGTCTTCCAGCACTACGCGCTCTTCCGGCACATGACGATCTTCGAGAACGTAGCCTTCGGCCTGCGCGTGCGCCCGCGCGCGGAACGTCCGACCGACGCGCAAATCCACCGCAAGGTGAAGTCGCTGCTCGAGCTCGTGCAGCTCGACTGGCTCGCGGACCGCTACCCGCACCAGCTCTCCGGCGGCCAACGCCAGCGCATCGCGCTCGCCCGCGCGCTCGCGATCGAACCCAAGGTGCTCTTGCTCGACGAACCCTTCGGCGCGCTCGACGCCAAGGTGCGCAAGGAACTTCGTCGCTGGCTTCGCCGCCTGCACGACGAAATCCACCTCACAAGCGTGTTCGTCACGCACGACCAGGAAGAAGCGCTCGAGGTCGCCGACCGCGTGGTCGTCTTCAACCACGGGAAGATCGAGCAGGTGGGCACGCCTTCCGAGGTGTATGACACGCCCGCCTCGCCCTTCGTCTACCAGTTCATCGGCCACGTGAACGAGCTGGCGAGCGACGAGGGTGTGGCCTACGTGCGCCCGCACGAGATCGACGTCGTCGACGCCTCGCATCCGAATGCCGTGCAAGCGCTGCTCGAGCACGTCGTGCGCCTGGGCCCGCGCGTGCGCCTCGAGCTCCTCGCCACCGCGGGCAACACACCGCTCGAAGTCGAGCTCACCGCCGACGCGTTCGCCTCGCTGAACATCAAGGCCGGGGACACGCTGCACGTCGTGCCCCGCAGCGCACGGGTGTTCCCGATCGCCGACGCCAGGGCCGCCTGA